The following coding sequences are from one Dermacentor andersoni chromosome 5, qqDerAnde1_hic_scaffold, whole genome shotgun sequence window:
- the LOC126531366 gene encoding protein TAPT1 homolog isoform X1, translated as MVDVAHAFSEDINAAQQPLQSGGDADVSADIQLEDVKPCPETRPSKNVLRKAKKRSLWSYLHGEVRRGYQLEEQRYEKRRAKFYAFFRIPRELERFVGYGFLQCADAFLSVLTLLPVRFALAAGLLGARLVGRRRLQPAESCDLLKGLVLLGTWLLAAQVDTSMLYHIVKSQSVIKLYIFFNMLEVADKLFSSFGQDILDALLWTATEPEPRRARRRLGLLAHLALALAYVLLHCLLVMLQATTLSVAINSQNKALLTIMMSNNFVELKGMVFKKFAKNNLFQMACSDVRERFHYVVLLLVVIVQTMREYSWRQEQLWSLLADCLLVLLAEVLVDWVKHAFVTRFNAISWQVYREYLTSLAYDLASSKLHTAPSDHGDLVSRRLGFTPLPLAALVLRVMACPPCSVRLALLTYLCLCSVKVLLNLVILSRACSIVEQHRQSLQEDSPLKQPRRPKSPE; from the exons ATGGTGGATGTGGCGCACGCATTCAGCGAAGATATCAATGCAGCACAACAGCCGCTCCAAAGTGGTGGAGACGCCGATGTCTCCGCTGACATTCAGCTAGAAGACGTGAAGCCTTGTCCTGAAACAAGGCCGAGCAAAAATGTGTTGCGTAAAGCAAAAAAGC GGTCACTGTGGTCATACCTGCATGGGGAGGTGCGACGTGGCTACCAGCTGGAGGAGCAGCGTTACGAAAAACGTCGAGCGAAGTTCTATGCCTTCTTCCGCATCCCTCGAGAGCTGGAGCGCTTCGTGGGTTATGGATTCCTTCAGTGTGCGGATGCTTTCCTGTCGGTGCTGACACTGCTGCCCGTGCGCTTTGCACTGGCGGCAGGCCTGCTCGGGGCACGGCTGGTGGGTCGACGACGCCTGCAGCCAGCTGAGTCATGCGACCTGCTCAAGGGCCTTGTGCTACTGGGCACCTGGCTGTTGGCTGCCCAGGTGGATACATCCATGCTGTACCACATCGTCAAGAGCCAGTCTGTCATCAAGCTGTACATCTTTTTCAACATGCTTGAG GTGGCAGACAAGCTGTTTTCATCCTTTGGCCAGGACATCCTGGATGCCCTGCTGTGGACAGCCACAGAACCAGAGCCACGGCGGGCACGACGGCGCCTGGGGCTGTTGGCACATTTGGCGCTTGCCCTGGCCTATGTTT TACTCCACTGCCTACTAGTGATGCTTCAGGCGACCACCCTGAGTGTCGCAATTAACTCACAGAACAAGGCCCTGCTGACCATCATGATGTCCAACAAC TTTGTGGAGCTCAAGGGCAtggtgttcaagaagtttgccaAGAACAACTTGTTCCAGATGGCGTGCAGCGATGTGCGTGAGCGGTTTCACTACGTGGTGCTCCTGCTGGTGGTTATTGTGCAGACCATGCGGGAGTACAGCTGGCGGCAGG AGCAGCTTTGGAGCCTGCTGGCCGACTGCCTGCTGGTGCTGCTCGCTGAGGTGCTGGTGGACTGGGTCAAGCATGCCTTTGTCACACGCTTCAACGCAATCTCCTGGCAG GTCTACCGAGAATATCTGACCAGCCTGGCCTATGACCTGGCCAGTAGCAAGCTTCACACG GCACCCTCAGACCACGGGGATCTGGTGTCACGCCGCCTTGGTTTCACACCGTTGCCCTTGGCAGCCCTGGTGTTGCGGGTGATGGCATGTCCGCCTTGCTCAGTGCGACTAGCTCTTCTCACCTACCTGTG TCTGTGCAGCGTCAAGGTGCTGCTGAACCTGGTGATCCTGAGCCGTGCCTGCAGCATTGTCGAGCAGCACCGGCAGTCATTACAGGAAGACTCTCCATTGAAACAACCACGAAGGCCCAAGTCTCCAGAATAA
- the LOC126531366 gene encoding protein TAPT1 homolog isoform X2: MVDVAHAFSEDINAAQQPLQSGGDADVSADIQLEDVKPCPETRPSKNVLRKAKKRSLWSYLHGEVRRGYQLEEQRYEKRRAKFYAFFRIPRELERFVGYGFLQCADAFLSVLTLLPVRFALAAGLLGARLVGRRRLQPAESCDLLKGLVLLGTWLLAAQVDTSMLYHIVKSQSVIKLYIFFNMLEVADKLFSSFGQDILDALLWTATEPEPRRARRRLGLLAHLALALAYVLLHCLLVMLQATTLSVAINSQNKALLTIMMSNNFVELKGMVFKKFAKNNLFQMACSDVRERFHYVVLLLVVIVQTMREYSWRQEQLWSLLADCLLVLLAEVLVDWVKHAFVTRFNAISWQVYREYLTSLAYDLASSKLHTASRRHPQTTGIWCHAALVSHRCPWQPWCCG; the protein is encoded by the exons ATGGTGGATGTGGCGCACGCATTCAGCGAAGATATCAATGCAGCACAACAGCCGCTCCAAAGTGGTGGAGACGCCGATGTCTCCGCTGACATTCAGCTAGAAGACGTGAAGCCTTGTCCTGAAACAAGGCCGAGCAAAAATGTGTTGCGTAAAGCAAAAAAGC GGTCACTGTGGTCATACCTGCATGGGGAGGTGCGACGTGGCTACCAGCTGGAGGAGCAGCGTTACGAAAAACGTCGAGCGAAGTTCTATGCCTTCTTCCGCATCCCTCGAGAGCTGGAGCGCTTCGTGGGTTATGGATTCCTTCAGTGTGCGGATGCTTTCCTGTCGGTGCTGACACTGCTGCCCGTGCGCTTTGCACTGGCGGCAGGCCTGCTCGGGGCACGGCTGGTGGGTCGACGACGCCTGCAGCCAGCTGAGTCATGCGACCTGCTCAAGGGCCTTGTGCTACTGGGCACCTGGCTGTTGGCTGCCCAGGTGGATACATCCATGCTGTACCACATCGTCAAGAGCCAGTCTGTCATCAAGCTGTACATCTTTTTCAACATGCTTGAG GTGGCAGACAAGCTGTTTTCATCCTTTGGCCAGGACATCCTGGATGCCCTGCTGTGGACAGCCACAGAACCAGAGCCACGGCGGGCACGACGGCGCCTGGGGCTGTTGGCACATTTGGCGCTTGCCCTGGCCTATGTTT TACTCCACTGCCTACTAGTGATGCTTCAGGCGACCACCCTGAGTGTCGCAATTAACTCACAGAACAAGGCCCTGCTGACCATCATGATGTCCAACAAC TTTGTGGAGCTCAAGGGCAtggtgttcaagaagtttgccaAGAACAACTTGTTCCAGATGGCGTGCAGCGATGTGCGTGAGCGGTTTCACTACGTGGTGCTCCTGCTGGTGGTTATTGTGCAGACCATGCGGGAGTACAGCTGGCGGCAGG AGCAGCTTTGGAGCCTGCTGGCCGACTGCCTGCTGGTGCTGCTCGCTGAGGTGCTGGTGGACTGGGTCAAGCATGCCTTTGTCACACGCTTCAACGCAATCTCCTGGCAG GTCTACCGAGAATATCTGACCAGCCTGGCCTATGACCTGGCCAGTAGCAAGCTTCACACG GCTTCTCGCAGGCACCCTCAGACCACGGGGATCTGGTGTCACGCCGCCTTGGTTTCACACCGTTGCCCTTGGCAGCCCTGGTGTTGCGGGTGA